In Pseudomonadales bacterium, a single window of DNA contains:
- the galU gene encoding UTP--glucose-1-phosphate uridylyltransferase GalU, protein MRIRKAIFPVAGLGTRFLPATKASPKEMLAVVDKPIIQYAVEEAVEAGITELIFVTSITKRAIEDHFDTNYELEDKLKKAGQERFLEVVRNIIPKHVSCAYIRQPEALGLGHAVLCAKPLIGGEPFAVLLADDLIYSPGVGCLSSMVKIVEDIQNSIVAIERVSINDVKKYGIIASEPMGKQLHRLQGIVEKPAQEDAPSNLAVVGRYVLMPEIFSLLESTLAGANGEIQLTDAIAAMMAKQQVLAYEFEGKRYDCGSKLGYLTATVEYGLRHPELSEEFDAYLKERYR, encoded by the coding sequence ATGCGAATTCGCAAAGCAATCTTCCCAGTAGCGGGCTTAGGCACACGCTTTTTACCTGCAACGAAAGCCAGCCCTAAAGAGATGCTTGCAGTAGTTGATAAACCCATCATTCAGTATGCGGTAGAAGAAGCGGTAGAGGCTGGAATTACGGAACTGATCTTTGTCACAAGTATTACTAAACGGGCCATCGAAGATCATTTTGATACAAACTATGAGCTAGAGGATAAGTTAAAAAAAGCAGGCCAAGAGCGTTTTCTAGAAGTTGTCCGTAATATCATTCCAAAGCATGTGTCATGTGCCTATATTCGTCAACCGGAAGCACTCGGCTTGGGGCATGCCGTACTCTGCGCCAAGCCGTTAATAGGCGGAGAACCGTTCGCTGTTCTGTTAGCCGATGATCTTATTTATTCCCCGGGTGTGGGGTGCCTTTCCTCCATGGTGAAAATCGTTGAAGATATCCAAAACAGTATCGTGGCGATTGAGCGAGTATCGATTAATGATGTAAAGAAATACGGAATTATTGCATCGGAACCGATGGGAAAACAATTACACCGGTTGCAAGGCATAGTGGAAAAGCCTGCTCAAGAGGACGCTCCGTCCAATTTGGCTGTGGTTGGCCGTTATGTATTAATGCCAGAAATATTTTCGTTATTAGAGTCAACTCTGGCTGGCGCCAATGGCGAGATTCAATTAACCGATGCAATTGCAGCGATGATGGCTAAGCAGCAGGTTCTAGCCTATGAGTTTGAGGGTAAGCGCTATGATTGCGGCAGTAAACTGGGCTATTTAACGGCAACCGTGGAATATGGATTACGGCATCCCGAATTGAGTGAAGAATTCGATGCATACCTTAAGGAACGCTATCGTTAG
- the uvrB gene encoding excinuclease ABC subunit UvrB: MHPLQVVSKFQAAGDQPEAIEKLYQGIEAGLAYQTLLGVTGSGKTFTIANLIERTQRPTLVLAPNKTLAAQLYGEFKEFFPHNSVEYFVSYYDYYQPEAYVPASDTFIEKDASVNEHIEQMRLSATKALLERPDTIIVATVSAIYGLGDPTAYLNMVIHLDRGDRVDQRFILRRLAELQYRRNDVEFHRASYRVRGDVIDVYPAESDREAVRIELFDDVIESIAMFDPLTGEILQRIPRVTIYPKTHYVTPRETLLDAVGKIKEELTERLAQLRSNNKLVEAQRLEQRTNFDVEMILELGYCTGIENYSRYLSGRAEGESPPTLFDYLPANGLLVVDESHVTIPQLGAMYKGDRSRKETLVEYGFRLPSALDNRPMRFEEWEGSAPQTIFVSATPGTYESDHAGQVVEQVVRPTGLIDPAIEVRPASTQVDDLMSEINRRTACGERVLVTVLTKRMAEDLTEFYAEHGVKVRYLHSDIDTVERVEIIRDLRIGEFDVLVGINLLREGLDIPEVSLVAILDADKEGFLRSERSLIQTIGRAARNLNGSAILYADKITGSMQRAMDETERRRNKQRAFNETHGITPQGIIKSVEDILEGAHTPGGKSRGAAKRVAETTVSYRVNYEKMSPKELGKLIGQLEDKMYEAAKNLEFEQAAKYRDEISEIHSALLG, from the coding sequence GTGCACCCCTTGCAAGTCGTTTCTAAATTTCAAGCTGCAGGCGATCAACCGGAAGCTATTGAAAAATTATACCAGGGGATTGAGGCTGGTTTGGCCTATCAAACCCTACTTGGTGTGACGGGTTCTGGAAAGACTTTTACAATTGCCAATCTTATCGAACGTACGCAGCGGCCAACGCTCGTACTGGCACCCAATAAAACTTTGGCAGCGCAGCTCTATGGTGAATTTAAGGAATTTTTTCCTCACAATTCAGTGGAGTATTTTGTTTCTTATTACGACTATTACCAGCCTGAAGCCTATGTGCCCGCATCTGATACTTTTATTGAGAAGGATGCTTCGGTCAATGAGCATATCGAACAAATGCGCCTCTCGGCGACTAAGGCCTTATTAGAACGCCCGGATACCATTATTGTTGCCACGGTCTCTGCAATTTATGGCTTAGGTGATCCTACAGCGTATTTAAATATGGTGATACATTTGGATCGAGGTGACCGCGTCGATCAGCGTTTTATTTTACGGCGTTTGGCAGAACTACAATATCGACGTAACGATGTTGAATTCCATCGGGCGAGTTATCGAGTCAGGGGTGACGTGATTGATGTCTATCCTGCCGAATCAGATAGAGAAGCCGTACGCATTGAATTATTTGATGATGTGATTGAGTCCATTGCTATGTTTGACCCCTTGACTGGGGAAATTTTGCAGCGAATTCCACGTGTTACCATCTATCCCAAAACCCATTACGTGACGCCACGTGAAACGCTCCTCGACGCTGTTGGTAAGATAAAAGAGGAATTGACGGAGCGGCTTGCCCAGCTTAGGAGTAACAATAAGTTGGTGGAGGCGCAACGTTTAGAGCAGCGTACCAATTTTGATGTAGAAATGATCTTAGAGCTGGGTTATTGCACGGGAATTGAAAATTATTCACGCTATTTATCCGGTCGAGCCGAAGGGGAATCTCCGCCGACTCTGTTCGACTATTTACCCGCTAACGGGCTATTAGTCGTAGATGAGTCTCACGTGACCATCCCCCAACTGGGTGCAATGTATAAGGGTGACCGGTCGCGCAAGGAAACACTGGTTGAATATGGTTTCCGGTTACCCTCGGCGTTGGATAATAGGCCCATGCGTTTTGAGGAGTGGGAAGGAAGCGCGCCGCAAACGATTTTTGTTTCCGCTACGCCCGGCACCTATGAGTCTGATCATGCTGGCCAGGTAGTAGAGCAAGTGGTTAGGCCTACAGGATTAATAGATCCGGCTATTGAGGTGAGACCTGCATCGACCCAGGTGGATGATTTGATGTCAGAGATTAATCGGCGTACCGCCTGCGGTGAACGTGTTTTAGTCACAGTTTTGACGAAACGAATGGCAGAGGATTTGACGGAGTTCTATGCAGAGCATGGCGTAAAGGTGCGCTACCTGCACTCAGATATTGATACGGTCGAGAGAGTTGAAATTATTCGGGATTTGAGAATTGGTGAGTTTGATGTTCTGGTTGGAATCAACTTGCTAAGAGAGGGGCTGGATATTCCTGAGGTATCATTGGTCGCTATTTTGGACGCCGATAAAGAGGGGTTTTTACGCTCCGAGCGATCTTTGATACAAACCATCGGCCGGGCGGCGCGCAATCTTAATGGATCGGCAATTCTTTATGCGGATAAAATTACCGGATCAATGCAAAGGGCGATGGACGAGACTGAACGACGTCGTAATAAACAAAGAGCATTTAATGAGACGCATGGGATCACGCCCCAGGGTATCATAAAGTCGGTGGAAGATATTTTAGAGGGTGCACATACACCCGGCGGTAAATCACGAGGCGCTGCCAAGCGAGTTGCAGAAACCACGGTGAGCTATCGGGTTAATTATGAAAAGATGTCGCCAAAGGAGCTGGGTAAACTGATTGGCCAATTAGAAGACAAGATGTATGAAGCTGCGAAAAACCTCGAATTTGAGCAGGCAGCCAAATATAGGGATGAAATTTCAGAAATACATTCTGCATTACTTGGGTGA
- a CDS encoding NAD-dependent epimerase codes for MRVLVTGSAGFIGSALSARLLARGDEVIGVDNLNNYYDVSLKQARLARLLDHAGFHEERIDIEDQEAMSVVFKKYQPQRVVNLAAQAGVRYSLINPHAYISSNIMGFMNVLEGCRHHGVEHLVYASSSSVYGSNTKMPFSVADNVDHPVSLYAASKKANELMAHTYSHLYQLPTAGLRFFTVYGPWGRPDMALFIFTRKILAGEPIDVFNFGHHRRDFTYVDDIVEGVIRTLDKVAEPNSAWNGDAPDSATSISPYRLYNIGSNNPIELLRYIEVLEDCLGKKAEKNLLPLQPGDVPDTYANVDALVQDVGYKPSTPIEQGIANFVEWYREYYHC; via the coding sequence GTGAGAGTATTGGTTACCGGCTCAGCAGGATTTATAGGCTCAGCACTTTCAGCACGCTTGTTGGCGCGTGGTGATGAGGTTATCGGTGTTGATAATCTGAATAATTATTATGATGTCAGCCTCAAACAGGCCCGTTTGGCGCGGCTATTAGATCATGCAGGTTTTCACGAAGAACGTATTGATATCGAAGATCAGGAGGCGATGTCCGTAGTGTTCAAAAAATACCAGCCACAGCGTGTCGTCAATCTTGCTGCGCAGGCCGGTGTTCGTTACTCACTCATTAACCCGCATGCCTATATATCCTCGAACATTATGGGTTTTATGAATGTACTTGAAGGTTGTCGCCACCACGGTGTTGAGCACCTAGTTTATGCTTCCAGTAGTTCTGTCTATGGCTCAAATACTAAGATGCCATTTTCTGTAGCAGACAATGTGGATCATCCTGTGAGCCTCTATGCGGCAAGTAAAAAAGCCAATGAGTTGATGGCGCATACCTATAGTCACCTTTACCAGTTGCCTACAGCGGGCCTGCGCTTTTTTACGGTCTATGGCCCCTGGGGGCGACCTGATATGGCGCTCTTTATTTTCACCCGAAAGATCTTAGCGGGCGAACCAATTGATGTTTTTAACTTTGGGCATCATCGACGCGATTTTACCTATGTCGATGATATTGTTGAAGGCGTTATCCGTACTCTCGACAAGGTCGCAGAGCCTAATTCCGCCTGGAATGGTGATGCACCTGATTCGGCTACCAGTATTTCACCTTACCGCTTATACAATATTGGTAGTAATAACCCGATCGAATTGCTGCGCTATATAGAGGTTTTGGAAGACTGTTTGGGCAAGAAAGCGGAAAAAAATCTGTTACCGCTACAGCCGGGTGACGTGCCTGATACCTATGCCAATGTTGATGCGCTAGTTCAGGATGTCGGTTATAAACCGTCGACACCAATCGAGCAAGGCATCGCTAATTTTGTAGAATGGTATCGAGAATATTACCATTGTTGA
- a CDS encoding ISL3 family transposase, with the protein MSHAGNIIGLPGLEIERVARNQGIEVWAKPIRRPPCTYCHGNHLKIKATHHRTIKHTRLGNQVMTLHLRVPKYHCPCCGRYFRHAFPGIRPRFRASEAYRLEVFEAHDGGITQRKLSRTHHISPATVERWYQHHIGQKCSEMSHRPCPRVLGIDEHFFTRKQGYATTFVDLKNHKVFDVKLGRSESSLRRYLRALEGRDKVQVVVMDMSETYRRIAKRYFPEATIVADRFHVVRLINQHFLKVWQQYDPEGRKNRGLISLMRRHQWHLSDEQHANLMVYLAEYPVLQTLYVVKQKLIRLMLLKTLTAQRAKKKLPRYVKLLEQLQDSPLRALARTLKSWMGPIIAMWRFSKSNGITEGFHNKMEMISRRAYGFRNFENYRLRVLAHCGWDGIINRV; encoded by the coding sequence ATGTCCCACGCAGGAAACATTATAGGCCTACCTGGCCTAGAGATTGAACGGGTAGCCCGAAATCAAGGCATAGAGGTGTGGGCAAAGCCCATCCGCAGACCGCCCTGTACCTATTGCCACGGCAATCATTTGAAGATTAAAGCTACCCACCACCGAACTATTAAGCACACGCGCCTGGGCAATCAGGTGATGACCTTGCACCTGCGGGTGCCCAAATACCATTGTCCGTGTTGTGGTAGATACTTCCGTCATGCCTTTCCCGGAATTCGCCCTCGTTTTCGTGCGTCTGAAGCCTATCGGCTGGAAGTTTTTGAAGCGCATGATGGTGGTATTACTCAGCGAAAACTGTCCCGAACACACCATATCAGTCCGGCGACGGTTGAGCGGTGGTATCAGCACCATATTGGCCAGAAGTGCTCCGAGATGAGCCATCGGCCCTGTCCTCGGGTGTTAGGCATTGATGAACACTTTTTTACCCGCAAGCAAGGCTACGCGACCACCTTCGTGGATCTGAAGAATCACAAGGTGTTCGATGTGAAGCTGGGACGATCAGAATCCAGCTTACGCCGCTACTTACGGGCACTGGAGGGGCGCGATAAGGTGCAGGTGGTGGTAATGGATATGTCCGAAACCTATCGCCGTATTGCCAAACGTTACTTCCCCGAAGCAACCATTGTGGCCGACCGGTTTCACGTTGTAAGACTAATCAATCAACACTTCTTAAAGGTGTGGCAACAATACGATCCAGAGGGCCGAAAGAACCGCGGATTAATCAGTCTGATGCGCCGGCATCAATGGCATTTAAGCGATGAGCAACACGCAAACCTTATGGTTTATCTCGCTGAATATCCGGTTTTACAAACGCTGTATGTCGTCAAACAAAAACTGATTCGTTTGATGCTTTTGAAAACGCTAACCGCTCAACGAGCAAAAAAGAAATTACCGCGCTATGTGAAGCTTCTAGAACAACTACAAGACAGCCCCTTACGGGCGTTGGCTCGGACATTAAAGTCTTGGATGGGGCCGATCATTGCCATGTGGCGATTCAGTAAAAGCAATGGAATAACGGAAGGTTTTCACAACAAGATGGAAATGATCTCGAGACGAGCGTATGGTTTTAGAAACTTTGAGAATTACCGATTAAGAGTGCTGGCCCACTGCGGGTGGGATGGTATTATCAACCGGGTTTGA
- a CDS encoding helix-turn-helix transcriptional regulator — protein MNKKAQSIKQSADQFLLQVGDKVRSLRARRGMTRKNLAHDSGVSERYLANLEQGNGNISISLLRQIAGALNTEVSDLVSSNAQRSPELSLITQFVSELPPMEQQAALQLLYEKFTVRSGAQKRVVLIGLRGAGKTTLGKLLEQRSNHPFIKLVDEVEKLAGMSISEIFSLSGQSGYQRLEERALINTLDEYQSCCIETGGSIVSEPKALNILLTSCFVVWVKATPEEHMQRVINQGDMRPMANNKEAMADLRQILSERRPFYKKASAVLDTSGKSVEESYLELEQMIQKNTQFFSANLTVNS, from the coding sequence ATGAATAAGAAAGCTCAATCAATCAAACAAAGCGCTGACCAGTTTTTGTTGCAAGTGGGTGATAAAGTACGAAGTTTACGTGCCCGTCGCGGCATGACGCGAAAGAATCTGGCCCATGACTCAGGGGTATCCGAGCGCTATCTCGCGAATCTGGAACAGGGCAACGGCAACATATCCATTAGTCTACTTCGACAAATTGCTGGTGCACTAAACACCGAGGTTTCCGATCTGGTCAGTTCAAATGCCCAACGGAGCCCAGAACTTTCCCTTATTACACAATTTGTCAGCGAGCTGCCCCCTATGGAGCAACAGGCAGCGCTGCAACTATTGTATGAAAAATTCACAGTGCGCAGCGGTGCGCAGAAAAGAGTCGTCCTAATCGGCTTACGGGGGGCTGGCAAAACCACCTTAGGAAAACTACTCGAACAACGATCCAATCATCCCTTTATAAAGTTGGTGGATGAAGTCGAAAAGCTGGCGGGCATGAGCATCTCTGAAATATTTTCTCTCTCAGGTCAATCCGGCTATCAGCGCTTAGAAGAACGCGCGCTAATTAATACCCTGGATGAATACCAAAGCTGTTGTATTGAAACCGGTGGCAGCATCGTTTCAGAACCCAAGGCATTGAATATCCTGCTAACCAGCTGCTTTGTCGTCTGGGTTAAAGCAACACCAGAAGAGCATATGCAAAGAGTAATCAATCAAGGCGACATGCGACCCATGGCCAACAACAAAGAGGCAATGGCCGATTTACGACAAATACTGTCAGAGCGGCGACCCTTTTATAAAAAAGCCAGTGCGGTTCTTGATACCTCTGGCAAAAGTGTTGAAGAGTCCTACCTTGAGCTTGAGCAGATGATTCAGAAAAACACCCAATTTTTTAGTGCCAACCTCACCGTCAACAGTTAG